One window of the Vigna radiata var. radiata cultivar VC1973A chromosome 1, Vradiata_ver6, whole genome shotgun sequence genome contains the following:
- the LOC106768450 gene encoding protein TORNADO 2, producing the protein MALSNNVIGAINFVAVLLSIPIIAAGIWLTTEPADSCVKILQWPVTILGVLILVVALAGFLGAFWRIPSLLVFYLVAMFVLILLLVSLVVFTYAVTLRGHGNIEPNRSYLEYRIDDFSLWLRRRVRSSNRWDNVRRCLMSSNICAELDQRYRTAQDFFNAHLTPIQSGCCKPPTKCGYTFVNPTYWISPINTAEDMDCMKWSNDQAQLCYNCDSCKAGLLATLRVEWRRANVILIVTLVALIAVYMVGCFAFRNTKTDELFRKYKQGYS; encoded by the exons ATGGCACTCAGCAACAACGTAATAGGGGCCATCAACTTCGTTGCGGTACTTCTCTCAATTCCAATCATTGCTGCAGGGATCTGGCTAACAACAGAGCCTGCAGATTCGTGCGTCAAAATTCTTCAATGGCCTGTGACAATCTTGGGGGTACTCATACTTGTAGTGGCTCTGGCAGGGTTTCTTGGAGCCTTCTGGAGAATCCCTTCGCTTCTCGTCTTCTACCTGGTTGCAATGTTCGTGCTTATTCTGTTGCTTGTTAGCTTGGTGGTTTTCACCTATGCTGTCACCCTTAGAGGCCATGGCAACATTGAACCCAATCGCTCCTACTTGGAATATCGTATCGATGATTTCTCACTTTGGCTTCGTCGAAGAGTACGAAGCTCAAACAGATGGGACAACGTTAGAAGGTGTCTTATGTCGTCAAATATATGTGCTGAGTTGGATCAACGCTACCGAACGGCGCAGGACTTCTTCAACGCACACCTAACCCCCATTCAG TCAGGGTGCTGCAAGCCTCCAACAAAATGTGGTTACACGTTTGTGAACCCGACGTATTGGATTAGCCCCATCAACACGGCAGAAGACATGGATTGCATGAAATGGAGCAACGACCAAGCACAACTTTGTTACAACTGTGACTCATGCAAAGCTGGTTTGTTGGCAACCCTCAGGGTGGAGTGGAGAAGGGCCAACGTGATCTTGATCGTTACTCTTGTTGCTTTAATTGCAGTGTATATGGTTGGGTGCTTTGCCTTTAGGAATACCAAAACGGATGAGCTCTTTCGCAAATACAAGCAAGGTTACTCTTGA